A window from Kovacikia minuta CCNUW1 encodes these proteins:
- a CDS encoding RpoD/SigA family RNA polymerase sigma factor, which produces MAANKSMSTDLVRVYLQEIGRIPLLTPDQEVLYGQQVQKWMKLIELQQKLASQLDRSPTLAEWAQQVGMSELELQRAVSLGKTAKRKLLEANLRLVVSIAKKYTKRNVELLDLIQEGTLGMDRGIEKFDPTRGYRFSTYAYWWIRQAITRAVAEKGRAIRLPVYIVEKLNLLKKTQRQLSQQLGRTATVAELATALELTPEQVREYLEWARYPASLDAGVGDDQNTELGELLEDPGIPLEEQVLRSALQEDLHRVMAALTPRQQEVLSLHFGLTDGQGISLTKIGKQLNISRERVRQIEQEALKILRQNRAGIEGYGAMG; this is translated from the coding sequence ATGGCTGCTAACAAATCGATGTCTACGGATCTGGTTCGCGTTTACTTACAAGAAATTGGACGGATTCCTTTGCTGACCCCCGACCAGGAAGTGCTGTATGGCCAGCAGGTTCAAAAATGGATGAAATTAATTGAGTTGCAACAAAAATTAGCGTCCCAACTCGATCGCTCTCCCACATTGGCAGAATGGGCACAGCAGGTAGGAATGTCTGAATTGGAGTTGCAGCGGGCAGTCTCTCTAGGGAAAACCGCCAAACGCAAGCTGCTGGAAGCCAATTTGCGATTGGTGGTTTCGATCGCCAAGAAATACACCAAACGCAATGTGGAACTTCTGGATCTGATTCAGGAAGGGACACTAGGAATGGATCGGGGCATTGAGAAATTTGACCCGACGAGGGGGTACCGTTTTTCTACCTACGCTTACTGGTGGATTCGGCAAGCGATTACCCGAGCTGTTGCGGAGAAAGGGCGTGCCATCCGACTGCCGGTTTATATTGTTGAAAAGTTAAATTTGCTCAAAAAGACCCAACGCCAACTGTCCCAACAACTGGGACGAACGGCGACCGTAGCAGAGTTGGCAACGGCGTTGGAGCTAACCCCCGAACAGGTGCGGGAGTATCTGGAGTGGGCACGCTACCCCGCTTCCCTGGATGCAGGCGTTGGGGATGACCAGAATACCGAGTTAGGAGAACTTTTGGAAGATCCGGGGATTCCCCTGGAAGAACAGGTGTTGCGATCGGCGCTGCAAGAAGATCTGCATCGAGTCATGGCTGCCCTGACCCCCCGGCAACAGGAAGTTCTATCGCTGCATTTTGGGTTGACCGACGGGCAGGGAATCAGCCTGACCAAAATTGGCAAGCAGCTTAACATTTCCCGCGAACGGGTTCGCCAGATAGAACAAGAGGCGTTGAAAATTTTGCGCCAGAATCGGGCGGGAATTGAGGGGTATGGGGCAATGGGTTGA
- a CDS encoding carbohydrate ABC transporter permease → MDKWKPQDWNKRVHQLTPYLFLLPALIILGLTVFYPALQAFYLSFTRYEYDLTQPPLWIGLKNFRRLFVDPVFWQTFRNTLLYLVGVVPILVTLPLGLAILVNQKLRGIRWFRVAYYIPVVISMVVAGIAWKWLYAENGLLNQVLKLVGLTSSGIPWLTSPQWAIFSVMAVTIWKGLGYYMVIYLAGLQAIPADLYEAAAIDGSDGIQKHWDITVPLMKPYLLLVAVISAISATKVFEEVYIMTQGGPRNSSKTIVYYLYEQAFRELEMSYACTIGLVMFLIILTLSVLRLSLERVTARREAREMMNYEL, encoded by the coding sequence ATGGATAAATGGAAACCTCAGGACTGGAATAAACGGGTTCACCAACTCACTCCTTACCTGTTCCTGCTGCCTGCTCTCATCATTTTGGGGTTAACCGTTTTTTATCCAGCCTTGCAGGCGTTTTATCTTAGCTTTACCCGTTATGAATATGATTTGACCCAGCCACCCCTGTGGATTGGGCTGAAAAATTTTCGCCGCCTATTTGTCGATCCGGTTTTCTGGCAGACCTTTCGCAATACGCTGTTGTATTTGGTGGGTGTCGTTCCCATTCTGGTGACGCTGCCGTTGGGTCTGGCAATTTTGGTCAATCAAAAATTACGGGGAATCCGCTGGTTTCGGGTGGCGTATTACATCCCGGTTGTGATTTCTATGGTCGTTGCCGGGATCGCCTGGAAATGGCTCTATGCCGAGAATGGTTTATTGAATCAGGTACTCAAACTGGTAGGTCTCACATCCAGTGGAATTCCCTGGTTAACCAGTCCCCAGTGGGCAATTTTCAGTGTGATGGCCGTTACCATCTGGAAGGGACTGGGTTATTACATGGTGATCTACCTGGCGGGCTTGCAGGCAATTCCAGCCGACCTGTACGAAGCAGCGGCGATCGATGGTTCCGATGGCATCCAAAAACATTGGGATATCACCGTCCCTTTGATGAAACCCTATTTACTCCTGGTGGCAGTGATTTCCGCGATCTCCGCCACCAAGGTATTTGAGGAGGTCTATATCATGACCCAGGGTGGACCGCGGAACAGCTCCAAAACGATCGTCTACTACCTGTATGAACAAGCCTTTCGTGAGTTGGAAATGAGCTATGCTTGCACGATCGGACTGGTGATGTTTCTGATTATTTTGACCCTCTCAGTTCTGAGGCTGAGTTTGGAACGGGTAACCGCGCGGCGGGAGGCAAGAGAAATGATGAATTATGAGTTATGA
- a CDS encoding class I SAM-dependent methyltransferase, translated as MTSISIGKDVQRHIPVVGDINIKSPLAYKATRGVVQVVNSVQMAVGESYINGLELPDPVLRSLFDTCMPIFFKHFPSLLAPYEWVLQETDHVAEGSKDLMKIQYDLPQGMLNRMLGDWKLIYPKYSMGLWQKGAIDLEQSQMHMIDDMIEKLDIQDGDNILDFGCGWGCIPNYILSKFPNVRFTGLNLSHEQCEYMRKRMQDPESYLSSDRFTLVEGDLNDVFFEEKFDKILSVGVFCHVGNLTNAFRKLSTFLKPGGKFFLHIITVRTPNNISSAYTHKYIFPHGRYWNFDAVPSRNKDLKTIKRWYLNGINYSTTFAHWLKNFDDSYDYVKDLNYGGMEFAKFRRMWRFYLIWFVANFASCDGEINGNGQFLLVHA; from the coding sequence ATGACTTCCATATCCATCGGGAAAGATGTTCAACGCCACATTCCAGTTGTGGGTGACATTAATATCAAAAGCCCCCTGGCATATAAAGCAACCCGTGGAGTTGTTCAGGTTGTAAATTCGGTTCAAATGGCGGTTGGTGAATCCTATATTAATGGGTTGGAGCTGCCCGATCCGGTATTGCGATCGCTATTTGATACCTGCATGCCCATCTTTTTTAAGCATTTCCCGTCGCTTCTTGCCCCCTATGAATGGGTTTTACAAGAAACCGATCATGTTGCGGAAGGCTCTAAGGATTTGATGAAAATTCAGTATGACCTGCCGCAGGGAATGCTCAACCGGATGCTGGGTGACTGGAAGCTGATTTATCCCAAATACAGCATGGGATTGTGGCAAAAAGGGGCGATCGATCTAGAGCAATCGCAAATGCATATGATCGATGACATGATCGAAAAATTAGACATTCAAGATGGCGACAACATTTTGGATTTTGGTTGTGGTTGGGGCTGCATTCCTAACTATATTTTGTCGAAATTTCCAAATGTGCGGTTCACCGGCTTGAACCTCAGCCATGAACAATGTGAATACATGCGCAAACGGATGCAAGATCCTGAAAGTTATCTGAGTTCCGATCGCTTTACCCTCGTAGAGGGAGATCTGAATGATGTCTTCTTCGAGGAAAAATTTGACAAGATTCTATCTGTGGGGGTCTTTTGTCATGTTGGAAATTTAACCAACGCTTTCAGAAAATTATCTACCTTCCTGAAACCGGGTGGTAAGTTTTTCCTGCATATCATTACCGTTCGCACGCCCAATAACATCTCCAGCGCCTACACGCACAAATACATCTTCCCCCACGGTCGCTACTGGAACTTTGACGCCGTACCCAGTCGCAATAAAGATCTGAAAACGATTAAGCGCTGGTACCTGAATGGCATCAATTACTCCACCACCTTTGCCCATTGGCTCAAGAACTTTGATGACAGCTACGACTACGTTAAGGATCTAAACTACGGGGGCATGGAATTTGCCAAATTCCGTCGCATGTGGCGGTTCTATCTAATCTGGTTCGTTGCCAACTTCGCCAGTTGCGATGGTGAAATCAACGGCAACGGTCAGTTTCTCCTGGTTCACGCCTGA